One genomic region from Nostoc sphaeroides encodes:
- a CDS encoding choice-of-anchor K domain-containing protein: protein MKLSLVFATAISSFVVGATTTLGFSDQADALTFSGISTGTWGEPSPGSTDTNPNPIYTGVGNNIFTWGDANVCPPSSNPPSGCRITGSNKLTLTGNSFSTDINSVFKIADLTYFNGTVVKGTSVEDVPLNLNVSFSAPVGISQVFDFKLHLVNTPNEATNSEEENADLVFIDENLSNPTFTFEGNKYTLELTGFNPDIPQISIEALEGGTTKTAIYAKIKTIPEPATVAGILLVGMYLISSKKLLEKKH from the coding sequence ATGAAACTAAGTTTGGTTTTTGCGACTGCTATATCTAGTTTTGTTGTGGGTGCGACCACAACACTTGGTTTCTCTGACCAAGCAGATGCTCTAACTTTTTCTGGTATCTCTACTGGTACATGGGGAGAACCTAGTCCAGGAAGCACCGATACCAATCCCAATCCCATATACACAGGTGTGGGAAACAACATATTTACTTGGGGTGATGCTAATGTGTGTCCACCAAGTTCAAATCCTCCTAGTGGGTGTAGAATAACAGGCTCAAATAAACTTACCTTGACTGGAAATTCGTTTTCAACTGACATTAACTCAGTATTCAAAATAGCTGATTTAACTTACTTTAATGGAACGGTAGTTAAAGGTACAAGCGTTGAAGATGTACCTTTAAATCTCAATGTATCCTTCAGCGCTCCCGTTGGAATCAGTCAAGTTTTTGACTTCAAGTTGCATCTAGTAAATACACCTAATGAAGCAACAAATTCTGAAGAAGAGAATGCAGACCTTGTATTTATAGACGAAAACTTGAGTAATCCCACTTTTACCTTTGAAGGCAATAAATACACGCTTGAACTAACAGGTTTTAATCCAGACATTCCCCAGATAAGTATTGAGGCTCTTGAAGGAGGCACAACTAAAACAGCTATTTATGCCAAAATCAAAACCATCCCAGAACCTGCAACAGTAGCGGGTATATTGCTGGTAGGGATGTACCTGATATCTAGTAAAAAATTGCTGGAGAAGAAACACTAA
- a CDS encoding tetratricopeptide repeat protein, protein MSVNDTAQNDNSSWNRQVYHRLKLALSLGLRRQIFLAVCDDLHLRNKIATRLHSTLAYPIGQVLSQPSNTQENSTVAYPRLVTLRLNLNDPNPILQINQWLANYPPPIVGALKDTPGRPFPVPAFQIVGVEHLTKQPVATQRLFLHHLRLSEQYFSVQESSRFFESNLLLWIPRPWLSAIKQSAPQFWRCRTGVFVFAGEPTPATQNSGYPERFSNPKSLDLGYIEQSIVDESVTQAELRTAATELKLKNHSDFPAETQGNGGHKTQESPSTADLLKAAPQQQESTNRSGSGSNNQSLSSLSHISSELTELVIATINTNIAQNTDDYLQPQQILLEIEELHQKEVSGEILAEAYHRLGTLYRLRIEQGYSTLENLMVAIIAYQEAISYNEASPQLPDILNDLGTLYWMLYRTPPNSEEGQTYIEQAIEFYQLALKMISPQTHLETYARVQNNLGTAYGDLARFSHPSENWQQAILAYNEALSYRTADMDSLKYAACQNNLGTAYWHLGQYNQPIVHLKKAIAAYNEALVHYNPEQEPLKYGMIQNNIGTACWNLAQYEQPAQNLQLAIDVYSEALKYRTPANVPSACAATQNNLGTAYWHLANLSQTTKEARQKYLQLCISAYEEAIALAHSLSGTPLSFDLLASYNNLGLAHYQLVIDKSFNGDKATRSQHLEVALDNHLQALNGLSKQPEAYQTTFNYIVKTIRAFHNELGIQGQNLALSKVPSQLLPEILSKL, encoded by the coding sequence ATGAGCGTGAATGATACTGCACAAAATGATAATTCTAGTTGGAATCGGCAAGTATACCACCGCCTGAAACTTGCCTTAAGTCTTGGCTTACGACGACAAATTTTTTTAGCAGTATGTGATGATTTACACTTGAGAAATAAAATAGCGACCCGTTTGCATTCGACATTGGCTTATCCTATTGGACAAGTACTATCTCAGCCATCAAATACGCAGGAAAATAGCACTGTAGCTTATCCGCGATTAGTTACGTTGCGTTTGAATTTAAACGATCCCAATCCCATACTTCAAATAAATCAATGGTTGGCAAACTATCCACCGCCAATTGTTGGGGCATTAAAAGATACTCCTGGAAGACCTTTTCCAGTACCAGCATTTCAAATTGTCGGCGTGGAGCATCTCACCAAGCAACCAGTCGCTACACAACGGTTATTTTTGCACCATCTCCGCTTAAGCGAGCAATATTTCTCTGTACAAGAATCTAGCCGATTCTTTGAATCTAACTTGCTGTTGTGGATACCGCGTCCTTGGTTATCTGCTATCAAGCAATCAGCGCCACAGTTTTGGCGTTGTCGGACTGGCGTATTTGTATTTGCCGGAGAACCCACACCAGCGACTCAGAATTCGGGTTATCCAGAACGTTTTTCTAATCCCAAAAGCTTGGATTTAGGCTATATTGAGCAGTCGATAGTAGATGAATCAGTTACCCAGGCAGAACTCAGAACCGCAGCCACCGAGTTAAAGTTGAAGAATCATTCCGATTTTCCGGCAGAAACACAAGGGAATGGCGGACATAAAACCCAGGAATCGCCCTCAACAGCAGATTTATTGAAGGCTGCGCCACAACAGCAGGAATCTACTAATAGGTCTGGGAGTGGGAGCAATAATCAATCGCTGTCGTCTTTATCTCATATTAGTAGCGAGTTAACGGAGCTAGTAATAGCAACAATAAATACAAATATTGCTCAAAATACAGACGATTACTTGCAACCGCAGCAGATTTTGTTGGAGATTGAAGAATTACACCAAAAGGAAGTTTCAGGGGAGATACTTGCAGAAGCTTATCATCGCTTGGGCACTTTATACCGCCTTCGCATTGAGCAAGGATATTCAACCCTAGAAAATCTGATGGTGGCAATTATTGCCTATCAGGAGGCAATTAGCTACAACGAAGCCTCACCACAACTCCCAGATATCTTGAATGATTTGGGTACACTCTACTGGATGCTATACCGGACACCGCCCAATTCTGAGGAGGGACAAACTTATATAGAGCAGGCAATAGAATTTTATCAGTTGGCGTTAAAGATGATTTCGCCCCAGACACATCTAGAAACTTACGCTCGTGTGCAAAATAATTTGGGGACGGCTTATGGTGATTTAGCTCGTTTTTCTCACCCATCTGAAAATTGGCAGCAAGCAATTTTAGCTTACAACGAAGCACTTAGCTACCGTACAGCCGATATGGATTCATTAAAATATGCGGCTTGCCAGAACAATTTGGGTACTGCTTACTGGCATCTAGGGCAATACAACCAACCGATTGTGCATTTAAAGAAAGCGATCGCAGCTTACAACGAAGCACTTGTACACTACAACCCCGAACAGGAACCGCTCAAGTATGGCATGATTCAAAACAACATCGGCACCGCCTGTTGGAATCTAGCACAATACGAACAACCTGCCCAAAATCTCCAGCTAGCTATAGATGTCTACAGCGAAGCTCTCAAGTATCGCACTCCAGCTAATGTTCCCAGTGCCTGCGCCGCTACACAAAATAATCTGGGTACTGCCTACTGGCATCTAGCAAACCTATCTCAAACGACTAAAGAGGCACGACAAAAGTATCTGCAACTATGTATCAGCGCTTACGAAGAGGCTATAGCCTTGGCTCACTCACTTAGCGGTACTCCTTTAAGTTTTGATTTGCTTGCCTCTTATAATAACCTGGGACTAGCACATTATCAGCTAGTAATAGATAAGTCGTTTAATGGTGATAAAGCAACACGTTCTCAACACCTAGAAGTAGCATTAGACAACCATTTGCAAGCCTTAAACGGATTAAGTAAACAGCCAGAGGCTTATCAAACAACCTTTAATTATATAGTGAAAACTATTCGTGCTTTTCATAATGAATTAGGCATACAGGGACAAAATCTGGCTTTATCTAAAGTTCCTAGTCAGTTGTTGCCAGAGATTTTGTCAAAGCTATAA
- the psb34 gene encoding photosystem II assembly protein Psb34 — translation MPYTNEEGGLLNNFAREPKIYQAEPPSEGQKRTYLLLGIVATVLVGGLILVAFFVSKSS, via the coding sequence ATGCCCTATACAAACGAAGAAGGCGGCCTTCTGAATAATTTTGCGCGGGAACCAAAGATTTATCAAGCAGAACCTCCCTCGGAAGGGCAAAAGCGAACTTATCTTTTACTAGGAATAGTCGCTACAGTTTTGGTTGGCGGCTTGATTCTAGTTGCCTTCTTTGTTTCTAAGAGCAGCTGA
- the thiO gene encoding glycine oxidase ThiO — protein MTSETVIIGGGVIGLAIAIELKLRGASVTVLCRDFQAAATHAAAGMLAPDAEKIPNGAMRSLCWRSRALYPDWTRKLEELTGLNTGYRPCGILAPVFEEAEGQGGRGAGGQGAGGDEGDREVNSSSSPSSPAYWLNKEAIHQYQPGLGAEVVGGWWYPEDAQVDNKALAHVLWTAAESVGVELKDGITVEAFLQQQGQVVGVQTNAGIIRAAHYVLASGAWSNELLPIPVRPRKGQMLSVRIPEFAPELPLKRVLFGQDTYIVPRRDRLVIGATSEDVGFTPNNTPDGIQTLLQAAIRLYPQLKHYPIQEFWWGFRPATPDELPILGTSHCQNLTFATGHYRNGILLAPVTAALIADFILEQKSDSLLSDFHYSRFQSQPSTSTPMLTHSANFSNGNRPAISPHSPLPTTSASLSTSPHSPLIIAGKTFQSRLMTGTGKYRSIEEMQQSVAASDCQIVTVAVRRVQTKAPGHEGLAEALDWTKIWMLPNTAGCQTAEEAIRVARLGREMAKLLGQEDNNFIKLEVIPDLKYLLPDPIGTLQAAEQLVKEGFAVLPYINADPMLAKRLEEVGCATVMPLASPIGSGQGLKTTANIQIIIENAGVPVVVDAGIGSPSEAAQAMELGADALLINSAIALSPNPAAMARAMNLATVAGRLAYLAGRMPIKDYASPSSPLTGTITS, from the coding sequence ATGACTAGTGAGACTGTAATTATTGGTGGCGGCGTTATTGGTTTAGCGATCGCCATTGAGCTAAAACTGCGCGGGGCAAGTGTCACCGTGCTTTGTCGTGACTTTCAGGCTGCTGCTACCCACGCTGCTGCTGGGATGTTAGCACCAGATGCAGAAAAAATCCCTAATGGGGCAATGCGTTCATTGTGTTGGCGATCGCGTGCTTTATATCCCGACTGGACGCGCAAACTAGAAGAATTAACCGGCTTAAATACTGGCTACCGTCCCTGCGGTATCCTCGCACCCGTCTTTGAGGAGGCAGAGGGGCAGGGGGGCAGGGGAGCAGGGGGGCAGGGAGCAGGGGGAGATGAGGGAGATAGGGAAGTAAATTCTTCCTCATCCCCCTCATCCCCGGCTTACTGGTTAAACAAAGAGGCAATTCATCAATATCAGCCAGGATTGGGAGCAGAGGTAGTTGGTGGCTGGTGGTATCCTGAAGATGCACAAGTTGATAATAAAGCTCTCGCTCACGTATTGTGGACGGCGGCTGAGTCTGTTGGTGTTGAACTCAAAGACGGGATTACAGTAGAAGCATTTTTACAGCAGCAAGGGCAAGTGGTTGGCGTGCAAACCAATGCTGGAATAATTCGCGCCGCGCACTATGTTTTAGCTTCAGGTGCTTGGTCAAATGAGTTATTACCAATACCCGTGCGTCCCAGAAAAGGGCAAATGCTAAGTGTACGGATACCAGAATTTGCGCCGGAATTGCCATTGAAGCGGGTTTTGTTTGGGCAGGATACTTACATCGTACCAAGACGCGATCGCCTTGTTATTGGCGCAACCAGCGAAGACGTTGGCTTCACCCCCAACAACACCCCAGACGGCATTCAAACACTATTACAAGCTGCCATCCGCCTGTATCCCCAACTCAAGCATTATCCCATCCAAGAATTCTGGTGGGGATTTCGCCCAGCCACCCCCGATGAGTTGCCTATTCTTGGCACTAGCCACTGTCAAAATTTAACCTTTGCTACAGGCCATTACCGTAACGGAATTCTCCTTGCACCCGTAACAGCCGCCTTGATTGCCGATTTCATCTTAGAACAAAAGTCTGACTCTCTACTTTCAGATTTCCACTATTCGCGCTTCCAGTCCCAGCCATCTACCTCTACCCCAATGCTGACTCACTCTGCCAATTTTTCTAATGGGAATCGTCCTGCCATATCCCCCCATTCCCCACTCCCCACTACTTCGGCTTCGCTCAGTACAAGTCCCCACTCCCCACTAATTATTGCTGGCAAAACCTTCCAATCCCGTTTGATGACTGGAACTGGTAAGTATCGCAGCATTGAAGAAATGCAGCAAAGCGTCGCCGCCAGTGATTGCCAGATTGTCACCGTGGCAGTTCGACGGGTACAAACCAAGGCCCCCGGACATGAAGGTTTAGCTGAAGCCTTAGATTGGACAAAAATCTGGATGCTGCCTAATACCGCAGGTTGCCAAACTGCTGAAGAGGCGATTCGGGTGGCGCGTTTAGGGCGAGAAATGGCGAAATTGTTGGGGCAGGAAGATAATAACTTTATAAAGTTAGAAGTAATACCTGACCTTAAGTATTTACTCCCAGATCCAATTGGGACATTGCAAGCCGCAGAACAATTAGTTAAAGAAGGCTTTGCAGTATTGCCTTATATTAACGCTGACCCTATGTTAGCCAAGCGTTTAGAAGAAGTAGGCTGTGCTACGGTAATGCCTTTAGCATCGCCGATTGGTTCTGGACAAGGGCTAAAAACAACCGCCAACATCCAAATCATCATCGAAAATGCGGGTGTGCCAGTGGTGGTAGATGCCGGTATTGGTTCACCCTCAGAAGCAGCCCAAGCAATGGAATTGGGAGCAGATGCTTTGTTGATTAATAGTGCGATCGCACTTTCTCCAAACCCGGCAGCAATGGCTCGTGCCATGAATTTAGCAACAGTTGCCGGTCGTCTAGCATACCTTGCTGGCAGAATGCCTATCAAAGACTACGCCAGTCCAAGTTCACCTCTGACTGGAACAATTACTAGTTAG
- a CDS encoding 2Fe-2S iron-sulfur cluster-binding protein yields the protein MPKVLAQGKTIECVSKSNLRTILLQNGIDLYNDGAKVINCRGIGSCGTCAVKVEGEVSAANWRDRARRSLPPHSPTTDLRLACQTQVLGDVKVTKFDGFWGQGSRIVWTPKG from the coding sequence ATGCCTAAGGTACTAGCTCAAGGTAAAACAATTGAGTGCGTAAGCAAAAGCAATCTCCGAACAATTTTGCTGCAAAATGGTATTGACCTCTACAATGACGGTGCTAAGGTAATAAACTGTCGGGGCATTGGCAGTTGTGGAACCTGCGCGGTTAAGGTAGAGGGTGAAGTATCAGCAGCGAATTGGCGTGATCGAGCACGGCGTTCGCTTCCTCCCCATTCTCCTACAACAGACTTGCGTTTAGCTTGTCAAACTCAGGTTTTAGGCGATGTGAAAGTGACAAAGTTTGATGGATTTTGGGGACAAGGTTCTCGAATAGTGTGGACACCAAAAGGTTAA
- the cimA gene encoding citramalate synthase, translating to MTTNSSPQLWLYDTTLRDGTQREGLSVSIEDKLRIARRLDQLGIPFIEGGWPGANPKDVQFFWQLQEDPLKQAEIVAFCSTRRPNSTAATEPMLQDILAAGTRWVTIFGKSWDLHVTTSLKTTLEENLAMIRDTIEYLRSQGRRIIYDAEHWFDGYKHNPSYALQTLEAAIASGAEWLVLCDTNGGTLPHEISQIVQDVVRATGELGTGELGTGDWGLGTSKDSSQSPIPNPQSPIPQIGIHTHNDSEMAVANAIAAVMAGAKMVQGTINGYGERCGNANLCSLIPNLQLKLGYSCITEDQLTQLTEASRFVSEVVNLAPDEHAPFVGLSAFAHKGGIHVSAVERNPLTYEHIQPEQVGNHRRIVISEQSGLSNVLAKARSFGIDLDHQKAEAKQILQRLKDLESEGFQFEAAEASFALLMHEALGGRQKFFEVKGFQVHCDLIEGKETSNALATVKLAVDGKNILEAAEGNGPVAALDAALRKALVNFYPQIATFDLTDYKVRILNGHTGTAAKTRVLVESGNGRQRWTTVGVSTNILEASYQAVVEGLEYGLLLHSQAEAAVKASS from the coding sequence ATGACCACAAATTCTTCACCTCAACTTTGGCTCTATGACACTACATTACGAGATGGCACTCAGCGCGAGGGGCTATCAGTTTCGATAGAAGATAAGTTACGCATTGCTCGTAGACTCGATCAACTGGGAATTCCCTTTATTGAAGGCGGTTGGCCTGGTGCTAATCCCAAGGATGTACAATTTTTCTGGCAACTCCAAGAAGATCCGCTAAAACAAGCTGAAATTGTGGCTTTTTGTTCGACTCGCCGCCCCAATTCTACTGCCGCAACCGAACCGATGCTACAGGATATTTTGGCTGCGGGAACTCGCTGGGTAACGATTTTTGGCAAGTCTTGGGATTTACATGTCACAACTAGCCTCAAGACGACATTAGAAGAAAATTTGGCGATGATCCGCGACACAATTGAGTATCTCCGTTCTCAAGGGCGTCGCATTATCTACGATGCCGAACATTGGTTTGATGGTTACAAGCACAATCCAAGTTATGCTTTACAGACATTAGAGGCTGCGATCGCATCTGGTGCTGAATGGCTAGTCCTTTGTGATACTAATGGTGGCACTTTACCCCATGAAATTAGCCAAATTGTTCAAGATGTGGTAAGGGCAACTGGGGAACTGGGGACTGGGGAACTGGGGACTGGGGACTGGGGACTAGGGACTAGTAAAGACTCTTCCCAATCCCCAATCCCTAATCCCCAATCCCCAATCCCCCAAATTGGAATTCATACTCATAACGATTCGGAAATGGCGGTTGCTAACGCAATAGCCGCCGTGATGGCAGGGGCGAAGATGGTACAGGGGACAATTAATGGTTACGGTGAACGTTGCGGGAATGCTAACCTCTGTTCGTTAATTCCCAATTTACAATTGAAGCTGGGTTACAGTTGTATCACAGAAGACCAGCTAACACAACTTACAGAAGCTAGTCGTTTTGTTAGTGAGGTGGTCAACCTCGCGCCAGATGAACACGCTCCCTTTGTGGGACTTTCGGCTTTTGCCCACAAGGGCGGTATTCATGTATCAGCCGTGGAACGTAATCCCCTGACTTACGAACACATTCAGCCGGAACAAGTGGGGAATCATCGCCGCATTGTGATTTCTGAACAGTCTGGACTTAGCAATGTTTTAGCCAAAGCCCGCAGTTTTGGCATTGACCTCGATCACCAAAAGGCAGAAGCCAAGCAAATTCTCCAGCGCCTCAAAGATTTGGAGAGTGAAGGATTTCAATTTGAAGCAGCAGAGGCCAGTTTTGCGCTACTGATGCACGAAGCTTTGGGAGGTCGCCAGAAGTTTTTTGAAGTCAAAGGTTTTCAAGTCCACTGTGACTTGATTGAGGGGAAAGAAACTAGCAATGCCCTAGCTACGGTTAAACTCGCTGTTGACGGCAAAAATATTCTGGAGGCGGCGGAAGGTAACGGCCCCGTGGCTGCGTTGGATGCGGCTTTACGCAAGGCTTTGGTGAATTTTTATCCCCAAATAGCAACCTTTGATTTGACAGATTACAAGGTGCGGATTCTCAACGGACATACGGGTACTGCGGCGAAAACCCGTGTCTTGGTAGAGTCGGGCAATGGTCGTCAACGCTGGACGACGGTAGGAGTTTCTACTAATATTTTGGAGGCTTCCTATCAAGCTGTGGTGGAAGGCTTGGAATATGGTTTGTTATTGCACTCTCAAGCGGAAGCGGCGGTGAAAGCCTCTAGTTGA